A part of Halobaculum sp. MBLA0143 genomic DNA contains:
- a CDS encoding ABC transporter substrate-binding protein — protein sequence MSQDETSRRSFLTAVGGAAATGALAATAGCTGGTTGGGSEVSGTLVYARGDHPGNYDPQQTTNGEVAKVSNQVFDPLVKFEPGTGGELGAGLATDYSLEGTTASLTLREGVTFHNGEEFTAADVKATVDRFSDAEYEYYLGDANRSGYGPFTFGDWVKTIETDGDYELTIELEQQYAPFLRNLAMFAAVILSKTQIEGYESGGDPQVALGEEPVGTGPFEFAELDNENNRVRMEANTDYWGDGPKVAEVVFKEITENSTRAADVINGDSHITDNLDSQSFKQLQNADSASLLSKNGINVGYMAFNMARKEEFREKAVRQAVSYAVDTQAIVDQIYQGFAAEADQPLPPDVIGHNEDLSPYETDKEEAQSLLEEAGVEPFEFELATFSNPRGYNPSPVQTANQVKSDLEEIGFTVEVNQFSTFSSFLDYTDQGKHDACFLGWYTDNADPDNFMSFLLDPGVPVDEIPDGQDWVGYDTEGFNTLNAAAWANREFVETIREGQQTYDTAKRRELYKQASEIAHEEAPWVFLDYAQTLRGIHSSVNQDSYTVSSVGGPYLESVEIE from the coding sequence ATGTCACAGGACGAGACGAGCAGACGCAGCTTCCTGACGGCCGTCGGCGGGGCGGCTGCGACGGGAGCGCTGGCGGCGACGGCGGGCTGCACGGGCGGCACTACCGGCGGCGGCAGCGAGGTGAGCGGGACGCTGGTGTACGCACGCGGCGACCACCCGGGCAACTACGATCCACAACAGACCACGAACGGCGAGGTGGCGAAGGTGTCGAACCAGGTGTTCGACCCGCTGGTGAAGTTCGAGCCCGGGACGGGCGGCGAACTCGGCGCCGGGCTGGCGACGGACTACTCGCTGGAGGGGACGACAGCCTCGCTCACGCTCCGCGAGGGCGTGACGTTCCACAACGGCGAGGAGTTCACCGCCGCCGACGTGAAGGCGACCGTCGACCGGTTCAGTGACGCGGAGTACGAGTACTACCTCGGGGACGCGAACCGGTCGGGGTACGGCCCGTTCACCTTCGGCGACTGGGTGAAGACCATCGAGACGGACGGGGACTACGAGCTGACCATCGAACTCGAACAGCAGTACGCCCCGTTCCTGCGGAACCTGGCGATGTTCGCGGCCGTGATCCTCTCGAAGACGCAGATCGAAGGGTACGAGAGCGGCGGCGACCCACAGGTCGCGCTCGGCGAGGAACCGGTCGGCACCGGTCCGTTCGAGTTCGCGGAGTTGGACAACGAGAACAACCGCGTCCGGATGGAGGCGAACACGGACTACTGGGGTGACGGCCCGAAGGTCGCCGAGGTCGTGTTCAAGGAGATCACGGAGAACTCCACGCGGGCGGCGGACGTCATCAACGGCGACTCCCACATCACGGACAACCTGGACTCACAGTCGTTCAAACAGCTCCAGAACGCCGACTCCGCGAGTCTCCTCTCGAAGAACGGGATCAACGTCGGTTACATGGCGTTCAACATGGCCCGCAAGGAGGAGTTCCGGGAGAAGGCCGTGCGCCAGGCCGTCAGCTACGCCGTCGACACACAGGCCATCGTCGACCAGATCTACCAGGGGTTCGCCGCCGAGGCCGACCAACCGCTCCCGCCGGACGTGATCGGTCACAACGAGGACCTGAGTCCGTACGAGACGGACAAAGAGGAGGCACAGTCACTGCTGGAGGAGGCGGGCGTCGAGCCGTTCGAGTTCGAACTGGCGACGTTCTCGAACCCGCGGGGGTACAACCCGAGCCCGGTCCAGACGGCCAACCAGGTGAAGTCCGACTTGGAGGAGATCGGCTTCACCGTAGAGGTCAACCAGTTCTCGACGTTCTCGTCGTTCCTGGACTACACGGACCAGGGGAAACACGACGCCTGTTTCCTAGGCTGGTACACGGACAACGCCGACCCGGACAACTTCATGTCGTTCCTCCTCGACCCTGGGGTCCCGGTAGACGAGATCCCGGACGGGCAAGACTGGGTCGGCTACGACACCGAGGGGTTCAACACGCTGAACGCCGCCGCGTGGGCCAACAGGGAGTTCGTCGAGACGATCCGCGAGGGACAACAGACGTACGACACCGCGAAACGGAGAGAACTGTACAAGCAGGCGAGCGAGATCGCCCACGAGGAGGCGCCGTGGGTGTTCCTCGACTACGCCCAGACGCTGCGCGGGATCCACAGCAGTGTGAACCAGGACAGCTACACGGTGTCGTCCGTCGGCGGCCCGTACCTGGAGTCCGTCGAGATCGAGTGA